Part of the Bacillus mycoides genome is shown below.
TTCCCTAATATGCTTAATGGTTAATGTGTAATTTCTATATAACAAAGAAAAAAGCACCCGTTTTGGATGCTTTTTTTGTATTTAATCCTTCTTCTCTTTTACCACTAAAGAGAATACATTGTCCAAATTAACCATACGATCTCCAAATCTGAAGAATCTAGCTTCTCTTGCTTGTATAGAATTTTCTATAGCAGCAACTGTTACTGTCTTTTTATACTCAATTTCAAATTCGTGTTGTTTACCATCGACTGCTTCTATGCTTATTATAAATTTTTTCATTTACTTATTCCCCACCTCTCCCAATCTATCTATTCGACAGAAAAGAAGAATATCCTACAAAACAAAAAGCCATCACCGAAGTGACAGCTCCTGAAGGGGAAGAGAGAGAACAAATGGCAATAAGTATCTCTTCAAGCCTCTGCTATTCTAGATACTCTCAGTCTTCTCGTTTATACTCCGTAGAGTCGGCTACTTAATGTCATTTTCGCCAATGTCGAATTATAAAAGATTTATATCCAGACGCATATGTTTCTTCCTACGCCTTGTTTGAACCAACACATAAAACTGAGGGGAATGTTCAGCTGTATTGGCTCAAACAAAGAGCGGAAGCTCTCTGCTCGGTTAATCGTTTAAGAAGAACAGCCTGACTTATATCGGTAATTGTCGGTAGCAATTACTAATATAATTTAGACTTTCCTTCTTTTATGACATGCAGTTCATTCAATCAAACCATCATATCCAATTGGTGCCGATCTAGTTTTAACATAGAAATCAAGAAATCCACATGACAGGCGTGGTTTTACTACCTATGAGCCTACAAACGAAAGGTGGAACGCTTATACAATCAATAAGAAGTAAAATATAAATAATTTCGGGAAGCTCTTATCCCCTCTAGCCTCCGCGTCACCGAGTAACGTTATTATAATGGGAACGCTATCCCCAAAACGTATTCTCTTTTCAAAGAACTGTTTATAGGAATAGCTTATAATTTCTGGCATTTTATTTAGTCCCCAAAAAAGTTCGCCTTTTGTTCGCGTTTTTTAGATAATCCCTAATGCTGTAGCAATCAGTTTCACTGCACTTTGCTTCTTCTCATAGAAGTAAGTCTTCTTGAGTAGTAGGTCATGATAAACATCTGAATCTTTTACTCTTTCATTCGTTAAGAACTTCATTGTAATAATGTCTCTTTCTTCCTTATCTAAGATATGCTCCAAAGTCTTCTCCATCTGTTTTACCTTTAATTCGCTTATTCTTCTTGAATTTCGTATCTCTGGAAACAAACTGATTCCTTCTTGCTCCACGTCATTGCTGAATCGCATCTTGAGTGCTCTGTATTCCTTTAATACGCTTACTACTTCCTTCTGTACTTTCTTATCATCGATATCCGGTAACAAAATCAATTGTCTCTCCAAGTCGGAGTCCCCCTATTTCAAATTTTGGTTTTTACATTCACATCAGATACGTGAAATTTTACTATCTAACTACTGAATAAGAGAACATCGCGCATTAACATAGCCCCACCACACTATTGCAAGTTGTTCCGCTATCCATTAAGCCTTTAGCAATTTACGTTTCTTGTTGTTCATCGATGTATTGCAAGTAATCAACTGGCGCTCGTTCTGTCTGATCCACTAAGTATCCATAAATATCAAAGTCTGCTCTCGGTATAGACTTCTTACCTTTTGGTTGCTGTGACATTCTTATATAACATCGAATCGCTGATAGTGGTACCACGAATACTGACTTGTCCTTGCTAAATTCAATAAGGAAGAAACAAACCGCTCCCATCTTCTCTGCTTTCTCCAGGTAATCCAACTGATGCTGCACAATGTTCTTTAAATCAAATCGTGTAGCATTCTCTGTGGACTTCGCTTCAAACGCACTAGCTCGTCCCTTATAAACGCCATCATAGTCCACTGTACTTTTAGCTTCATAGAATCCATTTAATACACGGCCGCCTTTACTTTTTAACACCTTCACAGGAGTTGGACGCTTGTTTATAAGCGCCACTCCCCCTCTTTGATACATTTCATGCGCTAGATTAATAAGCATTTCATATGCCATTCCACGGTTTCCTAGTCCCATTGTTATTCCTCACTTTCTATTCAAAGGATTATTTTATTAAGTTTCTACAAAATGGTAATTATTATATAATTAAACTATTAAAATCTTAGGTGGTGATGCAAATGACTGAAACAATCCGAATTGCTCTTTTCACTCTTGTAGGAATAAGTGCCATATTTTCTGTAATTAAAGAATTTCAAAAACCAGAAAAAAGAAAGTTTTGGATTACATTCGAAACTTTAATTCTAATCGGGGCAGCCTGGATGTTAATAGGGCTTCTCATGTAACCTACATAATTAGTAAATCCCCTGAATAAAACTCAATATTCCGTCAATACTGTAGATGACATTAGATTTTTCTCCTTGTTCCCCCTTGGAGATGAGCAGTTAGTTTTTGCTAACTGCTCTTTTATTTATGACAAAGATAAGATTCTTTAGAATGATTCTTCTTTATTTCTCAATATAAGGAGCCTTGGATTTTCGTTAACAATCCTGTAATATATGAACAAAGAGTAAGGTAAGAGTTACTCTTTGCCATTTTAGGAAAGGTTCTGTTGGAGACAACAGGACCTTTTTTCGTAAAAGGATTATTTTGTTATGTTTTCTAACAAACTTCATTTCAAAATTTTCAGATCCAGATGAACCTCTAGACGCATACACCATATAATAATTTAAATACTTCTTAATAAAGCAGGTGAAAACTATGCCATCTGTTGTTGGAAATCTGGTTGTACAAAATAGTAACGGTTCTTTCAACTTAGGCGATTTTTACAACGTTTCTCCAAAGGAAAATACGAAGGCTTATAATGGTTCAGGATCATCCAATGTTGCTTTTGTTGCCAATACCTTTAGCGGTGTTAGTGCAACAAACACATACGATTCTGATGTTGCAGACCAAAACCAAGTTGGGACAGTCTAGAATTGTTCATTTTCCTCTTCCTCCCCTGAATAAAACTCAATATTCCGTCAATAATATAGATAGGCGATAGCCAGAACTCATTTAATGAAGTCCCTAACCTTTCTCCTTTCCCCCTTGGAGAACCAGCCGAGCAGTTAGCTTTTGCTAGCTGCTTTTTTACAAATACTAATTAATTTATCCAAGCACATTTTGAAAAATCCCGTATGATTTGGTGTATCCTTTCTTTTAAGTGAATGAACTCGTAACGAGAGCACTTTATTAAGTGCTCTTTTCGTGTTTCAAATACATACAAAATGAATTTTTTGTTTAAAACCATCCTTATTTTTAGCCATAGTCTTACTAACACTTTTGTGTTAAAATCCTCTAGAATATTGATCTTTATATTATTTTTTGGAGGATTTATGAATAATCAAAACAACAATGGAACAAACAACATCAGTAGACTATTGGAAATTTTTCTAATAGTATCACCACTATTAATACCTATTGTGCTCCCTACAGCTATAATTGTAGGAATAAAACAATGGATGCCTGATGACGTTGAATATCCAAGTATAATATCACTATTGACATTATGTATTGGATTTTTCATAGTAGGAATCATCTTCTCTTTAGTATTACGAGTATTCAAATTATCTGAGGAAAAGCTAAAAGAATTAGGTTTCTTAGGGTTTACAATTTCAATTGTTAGTACCTTCCTGACGATGTATGTCGGATATTTTTGGCTAGCTAATCTTAATTTTACAACTGTGAAATTAACACCTCATGCTGTATTGATTTTTGCTATTTTATCTACGGTTCTTCTAGAGGCTATCTTTAAATTAATCGATAAATTTGATACCTCCGATGAAAGAGAATCAATAAATTAAAATTCAGCACCCCTTATCCAAGAGCACATACTCAAATGTGCTCTCTTTTATTTACTTATTAAACTAGCGTTTTTGTTCTAAATGATACCCTCATTCATTAGGACACATTTACCAGTATTTTTACCAAAAAATTCATGATATCGTTAATTAGTCGAGTACGTCATTACTTGACGATTACCCTTAGGAGCCCCGCAGACAATCGGGGTTTCTTTTATTTAAATAAGGATTTTGTTAAAATCTTACATATATTTAGCTTTTGATATATAATGGGAATATCTATATATTAGGAGTGTTAAAAATGTCAGAAACCATAATAATCTGCCTATATATTGTTTTCGGTATAAGTGCAGTATTGGGCTTAATTAAAGAATTAAAAAAGCCAAAGAAAAACCAATTTTTGATTTTATTTGAATCTCTAATTTTGATAGGAGCTATATTTCTAGTAGCTAGTATCTTCATCTAAATTACATAACGAGAACAGTGGAGCAGCTAGCGAAGGCTAACTGCTTTTTTATTAAATAACGCTTTTATTCAGTTTTGTTACCGCATGTCATCACGTTGTTCTATATAGTTCAGTAATTCTTTTGAGCTTCGTTCGATTTCTTTCGTCAAATTCGAAATGCCATTCTCTGCTTTTTCTTCTTCAATATGTCCTTCCTGTGACAAGTGAAACAGCATTTCTATCTTAGCGACCATTTCTGCCGTATACCTTGCGTAGTCTCTTACATGATTAATTCGATATTGGTTTAATCCATGTTTGTATTTCATCTCTCATTCCTCTTTTCTTAACAAAATTTAAATTCGGTCTTACTTCACTCCTATAGATCCGAATCCGTTTTCTCCTCTTTGGCCGTCCACTTCAACAAAACTCGCTGTTTTCACTGGCGCTATGACACCTTGGGCGATACGTGTACCTCTTTCGGTTTGTCCTTTAATAGTCACGCTCACTTTAACAAAATAACCAGTTGGTGTTTGTAAATATGGAACCTTTATCCCTTCCACATTTGGTAATGGAAATTCATGAATTTCGGCAGAGACATTGGGATCTATCTTCTTAACTTCAGCCCACGCACATGCCCAAGTGAGATATGATAAGTTAGCCTTTTTCTCTAATTTGTCATTCACATTTATGTCGTATAATTGTTGGAAAAGTGTTTTATCACTCATCCTATTCTCACGCCTTCACTCTGACGTAATGTAATTCCATCCCACTGCATTTCCTCTTTAACAGCTGCAAGTAATGATTTCTTATCAACCTTTGCTGGTTGTGGAACCATGTATTCCGGTGGAACTACAGCATCTAGTGCGATATCTAAGCTTGCTGGGTTCTTCTGAATACCAACTGTTACGATTGTTCCTTTGATACGCTTTACTTCTAATAAAGTCATTTTCTGATAGAGGTAATCTTTTAAGCTCTTACAATTGTTTTCTACCGCTCTCCTACGTTCTGCTAATCGCTTTTCTTCTCATTTGATAGCTTCTGTATCTGCTTCAAGGTTGCGAATCAGTAGAGCAAGGTTTTGCGCTTTATCTTGAATGCTTTCTTCAATAGCTTGTAATCTACCTTCTAATGCTGATGGACCTACACCATCCTCAATCATCATTTGTAATTCGTTATAGTTATTTGTTAAGTCGTAAAGACTCATAGTTTATTTCCCACCTAGAATGGCATTCTTCCATACGCTTGACCTGTTAAAACTGTAATTACATAATCAATATCTAACTTTTTAAGCTTGTCCTGTTCTCAGACATCTTTTTTAATTCTTCAACCGCATGAGCCACTTGTTTAGGTAAAAAGTCTGTCATATTCTAACTCCTCCTTGTTCTTAGGAGAAAACATTTGATATAATGTAATTAGCGTAATTACATGTATTTTCTCCAAACCGTCCTAGGGGTAGGGCGGTTTTTTATTTTGTTTTGATGTTTCGCACATCGGAATATCCAGGAACCCATTTGCTAGGTGGGGGTACCATTAGATTCCTGAATATATCAACAAGCGAAGACTTGTCCTATTGTTCATAATTCCGTAACACATATACATGAGTTCCTGTGTTACACTAAGCTCATTCGAAGAAGTCATTCGTTATTTATTGAATCAACAATTCTTAATATCCCTTCCCCTGCCCTAGCTCCCCTGCTAGGGTTTTGTGTTTTCTCTCGACTCTTTTGGGATTTCTAAAAGAGCATAGAACGTATTTCTTTTAATCGTTTCCAACAATCGAAAGCTTCATGAGGCGTATAGCCTTTTTCTTCAACTAATCTCGCTAGCCCAGTGATTATTAACTTTTGACCGAAACTACCCAAATTCAATTCATCTTTATTCATTTTCCATTCCCCTTTGTTCATAATTTCGTAACATCTATATATAAAGTTTGTATGAATTATGTGTTACACTTTGTACATTCCAAGAAGTTCTTATAGAATCGACAACTCGATGATCTTAGTACTGCCCTGCATCCTCTGCAGGGCTTCCCTCTTTAAAAGTTTTACAAGTACAACAAGTACAAGTTTAAAATAAGAGGACTTCTTTTTATTCAAAACCAACCTACGTGAACTACTCGCCACTTAGCAAAGCTTGAAGTGGGAATTACTTTATTTCCAAAAACTAAGGGTTTTGAAATCTTTTTATAAAAAATAAAAAAGGTAAAGGGACCAATATGTCCCTTCACCTTTTCCTATACATGCATTGCTAATTTAAATTCAAGCCATATGCCTTGAGTCAAGTTTATGTTTGTAAATCTTTGCACCAGAGTCGTTTCCGTACCCCCTATTGATTCACTTCTTTTGCTACAAGAGCAGCATAAGCTTCTGCACCTATTTTCGTTAAATGTACGCCATCTGGTTCAAAGTACGCCTTATTTCCAGCACTTGCTGAATACCAATCAACTAACACCACATTTTTGTAAGATGATGCTGCTTCTTTTAGCTTCTCATTCACCAACGATTCCCACGGACGTGGTACCCTCGTATTGATTAATATAATTTTACGTTCATTCCCGATTACTTCTATCAATGATGCTAATTGCTCCTTGGTAAAGGCT
Proteins encoded:
- a CDS encoding spore germination protein, which produces MPSVVGNLVVQNSNGSFNLGDFYNVSPKENTKAYNGSGSSNVAFVANTFSGVSATNTYDSDVADQNQVGTV
- a CDS encoding ArpU family phage packaging/lysis transcriptional regulator — protein: MERQLILLPDIDDKKVQKEVVSVLKEYRALKMRFSNDVEQEGISLFPEIRNSRRISELKVKQMEKTLEHILDKEERDIITMKFLTNERVKDSDVYHDLLLKKTYFYEKKQSAVKLIATALGII
- a CDS encoding DUF1071 domain-containing protein, whose protein sequence is MNDKLEKKANLSYLTWACAWAEVKKIDPNVSAEIHEFPLPNVEGIKVPYLQTPTGYFVKVSVTIKGQTERGTRIAQGVIAPVKTASFVEVDGQRGENGFGSIGVK